The following DNA comes from Pseudomonas marginalis.
AGAAAAAAACCGGCACCGCCAGCGACACCAAACTGTCGATGCGTGCCGCCCGCGAAGCCCACAACGGCCTGTCGGCCACCCTGGCCAACGTACGCGCCACCCAGGATGGCCTGACTGAACTGGACGCCACTGCCCGTCTGCAACGGGAAGGCCACAACGAAGTGGCCCATGACAAACCGCCTCACGCCATCGTGCAATTCCTGCAGGCCCTGAACAACCCGTTCATCTACGTGTTGCTGACCCTGGGCGGCATCAGCTTTTTCACCGACTGCTGGCTGCCGATGCAGGACGGTGAAGAAGCCGATCCCACCAAGGTCGTCATCATCATGACCATGGTCCTGCTCAGCAGCCTGCTGCGCTTCTGGCAGGAGCACCGTTCGACCAAGTCCGCCGAAGCCTTGAAAGCCATGGTCCGCACCACTGCCACGGTGCTGCGCCGTGAGCAAGTGGGCAGCCAGCCCACCCTGCGCGAAGTGCCGATGCGCGAGTTGGTGGCCGGCGATATCGTGCAGTTGTCGGCCGGTGACATGATCCCTGCCGACATCCGCCTGATCGAGTCCCGGGACCTGTTTATCAGCCAGGCGGTGCTCACCGGCGAAGCCTTGCCGGTGGAGAAGTACGACACCCTCGGCGACGTCACGCAAAAATCCGCCGGGCCGGTCGCCGCCGACCAGGGCAACCTGCTGGACCTGCCGAACATCTGCTTCATGGGCACCAATGTGGTCAGCGGCCGCGCCAAAGCTGTGGTGGTGGCGACCGGGCCGCGCACCTACTTTGGCTCCCTGGCCAAGGCGATTGTCGGCTCCCGGGTACAGACCGCATTCGATCGCGGGGTGAACAGCGTCAGCTGGCTGCTGATCCGCTTCATGCTGGTGATGGTACCGATCGTGTTCTTCCTCAACGGCTTCTCCAAGGGTGACTGGGGCGATGCGTTCCTGTTCGCCCTGGCGGTTGCCGTGGGCCTGACCCCGGAAATGCTGCCGATGATCGTCAGCGCCAACCTGGCCAAGGGCGCCACGGCGATGGCCAAGCGCAAAGTAGTGGTCAAGCGCCTCAACGCGATCCAGAACTTCGGCTCGATGGACGTGCTGTGCACCGACAAGACCGGCACCCTGACCCAGGACAAGATCATCCTCGAGCATCACGTCAACGCCTTCGGCCAGCGCGATGATGCGGTGCTGTCCCTGGCCTGGCTCAACAGCTACCACCAGAGCGGCATGAAAAACCTGATGGACCAGGCCGTGGTGCAGTTCTCGGAGCAGAACCCGAGGTTCCAGCTGCCGTTTGCCTACAGCAAGGTCGATGAATTGCCGTTCGACTTTGTGCGCCGTCGCCTCTCCATCGTGGTCAAGGACGCTGTCCACGACCATCTGCTGGTGTGCAAAGGCGCCGTCGAGGAGATGCTGGACATTGCCACCCACGTGATGGAGGCCGGCAGTGCAGTGCCTCTGGATGAGCACCGCCGCGAGGAGTTGCTGGCGATCGCCAATGACTACAACGAAGACGGCTTCCGCGTGCTGGTGGTGGCCACGCGCAACATTCCAAAGGCCCTGGCCCGCCAGCAGTACACCACCGCCGATGAGCGCAACCTGGTGATCCAGGGCTTCCTGACCTTCCTCGATCCGCCCAAGGAAACCGCCGGCCCGGCGATTGCAGCCCTGCAGCAGATCGGCGTGACGGTCAAAGTCCTCACCGGCGACAACGCCGTGGTCACCAGCAAGATCTGCCGCCAGGTCGGCCTCGAACCAGGCCGGCCGCTGTTGGGGGTGGAGATCGAGCTTATGGACGACGCCACCCTGGCGCGCCATGTGGAGGAGCGCACGGTATTTGCCAAGCTCACGCCGCTACAGAAATCCCGGGTGCTCAAGGCCCTGCAAGCCAACGGCCACACCGTCGGCTTCCTCGGCGACGGCATCAACGACGCACCGGCATTGCGGGATGCCGACGTGGGTATCTCGGTAGACAGCGGCACGGACATCGCCAAGGAATCGGCCGACATCATCCTGCTCGAAAAGAGCCTGATGGTGCTGGAAGAAGGCGTGCTCAAAGGCCGCGAAACCTTCGGCAATATCATGAAGTACCTGAACATGACCGCCAGTTCCAACTTCGGCAACGTGTTTTCGGTGCTGGTGGCCAGTGCATTCATCCCGTTCCTGCCGATGCTGTCGATTCACCTGCTGCTGCAGAACCTGATGTACGACATCTCCCAACTGGCCCTGCCGTGGGACAAGATGGACAAGGAGTACCTGGCCAAACCGCGCAAGTGGGACGCCAGGAACATCGGCCGCTTCATGATCTGGATCGGGCCGACCTCGTCGATCTTCGACATCACCACCTTTGCCCTGATGTGGTACGTGTTCGCCGCCAACAGCGTGGAAATGCAGACCCTGTTCCAGTCCGGCTGGTTTATCGAGGGCCTGCTCTCGCAAACCCTGGTGGTGCACATGCTGCGCACCCGCAAGATTCCGTTCTTCCAGAGCACGGCGGCATGGCCGGTGCTGATGATGACCGGCGTGGTGATTGCGCTGGGCATCTACGTACCGTTCTCGCCCCTGGGCGCCCTGGTGGGCCTGCAACCGCTGCCGCTGGCGTACTTCCCGTGGCTGGTCGGCACGCTGCTCAGCTATTGCTGCGTGGCCCAACTGATGAAAACCCTCTACATCCGCCGCTTCAAGCAGTGGTACTGAGTTCCCCCGCCGTTTAAACGGTGGCGGTCGCCCGGCCGCCACCGTGCATTACAAGGAATAGGATCATGCGCGTCTTGATCTGTGCCGGTCGTCATTACGCCGACTGCAAAAAGTCCCGCCAAGTGCTGGACGCTTACCACCGCCTGCGCCCCGTGCAGGTGCTGATTCACGGCGGCAACCAGTTCCTCGGCAGCGCCATCGAGGACTGGGCGCGGGAACTCGGCATCGACGTGGTGCGCTACCCGCCCAACTGGCAACGCCACGGCAAGCAGGCGGAGCGCCAGCGCAACCATTTCATGCTGACCGACAGCCGCGCGGATGTGGTCATCGCGCTGCCAGGTGGTGACGACACGTCGGAGCTGGTCTGCCAGGCCAGGGCCAGCGGCATTTCGGTGCTGACCGTAGAGAACTGACATTCAAGCGAGGTGCATCATGCACAACAAACACACCCCGAAGCGCCCGGACGGGTTTGCCAAATACCGTGCGCGGCACTATCGCGGCGCGCGCCAGACCCTGCTGCTGTTGCCGCCGGCAAAACAGCGGGCGCTGCGGCGCAACCTGCTGTTTATCGGTATCACCCTGGGTTCGATCCTGTTAATTGCCCTGGTGTCCAAGGCCCATGCCGCCGGTGGCGCCTATGTGGTCGATGACGGCGCAATCAACGCACCGGGTGCCTGCAATCTCGACGCCTGGTACAGCGCCGACCGGCACGCCGGCAACACGCACACGGCAACGCTGTCTCCCGCGTGCACGTTCAGCGTACTGCCTTCGGTGCAGTGGGGCGCGGCGCTGTCACGGGCCGACAGCGCAGGCCGGGGCGAGACCCAGGTGAGTCCGCAACTCAAGGCGCAGGTGCTGTCACGGCAAGACCTGGGGCTGGAAATGGCGATCTCCGCCGGGGCGCATCTTGCCCTTGATCGACGACACGGGTTCGACGGCGCCGACTTCACCCTCCCCTTGACCTGGCAACCGCTGGCGCCCCTGCGCTTGAACCTGAATGCCGGCTGGGCCCATGCCTACAACGACGGCGAGCAAAACCAGCGCCTGAGCTGGGGCACCGGCGTCGAGTATCAACTGATGGATGCCCTCACGTTGATCGCTGAACGTTACGGCCAGGAAGGCGGTGACCAGGCCTGGCAAGCAGGGCCGCGCCTGCACTTCGGGGAGTTTGTCGACGTCGACCTGGTGCTCGGGCGCTACCTGGGCGGTGAACGCAATCAATGGCTGACCACCGGTGCGACGCTCAGGTTTTAGGCCTGGCCTGCTGCTCCCGGTGCAGTTGCCGTGGCGGGTCGTCCAGGTAATTACCTTATGATGGCGGCACCATTGCCAACGAGGGGTAAAGCACGTGGACCGTATCGAACAAATGACGCTGCTGGCGACCTACAACCAGTGGATGAACCGCAAGGTCTATGACGCGGCTGCCAGGCTTACGGACGATGAGTTGCGCGTGGACCGCCAAGCGTTTTTCGGCTCGGTCTTCGGCACGCTCAACCATCTCACGTTGGGCGACACCGTCTGGCTCAAACGCTTTGCCCTGCACCCCGCCGGCTACGCGACGCTGGCGCCGCTGAACAGCATCGCCGCGCCGTCGGACCTCAAGCAACTGGCGTTCGCCGACCTGGGTGAACTCGCCGCCCGGCGGCGTTGGCTGGACCAATTGATCATCGATTGGGTGCACACCCTGCGCGAACCCGACCTCGACCATCGCCTGCACTACCACAACATGCGCGGCGCGGCGGCCAGCAAGACATTCGGCGCCCTGCTGGTGCATTTTTTCAATCACCAGACCCACCATAGAGGCCAGGTCACCACGCTGCTGACCCAGGCCGGGCAGGACGTGGGCGATACGGACCTGCTCGCCTTGATTGACTGAACTCAGCGAGCGCTGAATTCGGCATAGGCCTGCAGCAACCGTGCAAAGTCCTCGGGTTGCGGCAACTGCTCGAAGCTTTCGACTGCCGGCGTGGTAGCCCAGGCCAGTTTTTCGCGGGTCCAGGTTTCCATAAAGGGCACGTACTCCGCAGCATTATCCAACAGCGTCGCACGCACGTTGACGAACTCATCGATGCCATGGGGGCGGGTAAACAGCCAGCTCATGCAGTGCGGGCAGCAATAGTGACGATCGACCCCGTGCAGGCCGCCGACCACCGGGCAGCCCTGGGTCACCGTGAACGCGCTGGCGGGAATCAGTGCACTGAGGGAGAACGCACTGGCGGTCATCTTCTGGCAGCCGGTGCAGTGGCACGCCATGGTAATCACCGGCGCCTGGCTCACGCTGAAGCGCACCCGGTTACAACGGCAACTGCCTTCCAGGGGCAGGGTCTCGACGCTCATCACACACTCCTTTTCATGATCAGTGGCATGGCAGGGTAGCGCCGAGGCGGGGGTGTTGAACAGGTCCAGGGGCAAAACCGAACGCTGCTGCGCCCATGGGGGTCGTAACCTCAGGTAAGTGCCGCACCTGCCGCAACACCGATGCCTACAAGGAAGCGCGCCGCAACCAGCGCAACGCCGCACGCCGTGCTTCGCGCCAGGCCAAGACCCACACCAGCACCGACTGGCGCAGTGCCTGGACGCAGCGCCTGACCGATCTGCCAGGGCGACAGCGCCTGCCCCGCGGCTTCGGCGCACAGCCTTTCGTATAAGCAGAAACGCAGAAGCCCCGGACAAACCGGGGCTTCGTTTTCAATCAATCATCATTGGACACCGGCCTGTTGCGTGCCTGGTAACCCGGCAACGTGGCGGCATACGCCAGTGCCTGTTCACGGGAATTGAAGGACGCCAGCCGATCCTGGGGCGTACACACCCGCCATGGCCCGAAATTGACCTGCACGATGTCGTACCCATTCAGATGCAGCTTCTTCAGCAGTGGAGCGCTCATAGTCACCTCGCTTTCCTGAGATTTCCCAGCGTTGCACGCCCTACCTTACACCCGCATCCAGGCTCATGACCGACCGCATGTCGCATGCGGCCAGGCTACTTGACCTTGCTGCTCAAGGTATCCACGCTGCGTTTGAGATCATCCAGGCTGCGCTTCAAACCTTCGATATCGCTTTTCTGCCGTTCGATCGTGCTGTTCTGATCCTCGACCGTGCGCTTGAGGCTCGCCAACTGGCTGTCACTGGAACTGGCGCTCGAACCGTCCCTGCGCTTGAACTCATCGAACGCGCGGTCCTGCCCCTCCAGCTTGCCTTTCAGGCCTTGCACCTCACTCTCGGTACGTTTCTGCGCAGCCTGCAGCTGTTCAATATCCCCCACCGAAATGCTCGACGCCTTCAACACATACTGATTGCCCGCCTCCAGCGAAGTCCCCGTCAACCGATCACCGCCTGACGCGCTGAAATCCCCCCACTTCACCGCACTCCCAGCCTGTGCCGTACCGGCCAACAGTCCCACGACACCTGCAATAACCATCCAATAGCGCCTGCGAACACTGAGCATCAACTGATTCCTTTCCAGATTGCCTAGATGGCATATCGCTATGACTGTCATTTATACCGCTTGTTCCCGTACTGTAGGAATCCTCCGGTTCGCCTGTTAAAGCCGATGTAGATCACTGATCTGCCAAGCTTTTTCAGGCGCCGTCCATGCAAGAAAGCGGCAGACCGACCTTGCGTCGAAGCGCCTGGATCTATATATTCCCAACCCTGTAACAACGCGCTACCGCCCGAATGGCGAAACTGGTAGACGCATGGGACTTAAAATCCCCCGCTCGTAAGGGCGTCCCGGTTCGATTCCGGGTTCGGGCACCATATATATCAAGGGCTTGCATGATGAACTTCATGCAGGCCCTTATCTTTTTGGCTCCGCAATTTTAGACCCTGCACCGCAATTCCCTTTATACAACTGCGCAAAAACTTAGCATCCAGTCGAGTTTTACCAATCACATGGATGTCCAGTAAGCTGCTCATTCAAACTGGACAAGGACGACTCGCGTGATCACCTGCCATCTGAAGTATCAGATTGACCCCTATCAAATCCCCGCCTTTGAAAACTATTCGAGACTATGGATTGGCATAGTCAACCGAATGGGGGGCACCCACCACGGTTATTTCCTTCCTGCCGAGGGCGCCAATAACGTCGCCTATTGCCTTTTCAGCTTTCCGAGCCTTTCGGATTATGAGCGCTATCGCAAAGAATCAGAGACTGATCCGGAATGTGTCAGCACATTCGCGCTGGCAACAGAGAAGCGATTCATCGTCAGCTACGAGAGAACCTTCTTGCGGCCGGTGCTCGACTGACCCAGGGCCCGGCCCGCCGGGCTCTTTCATACCGTGAAAAAAACGGATTGCCGATGAAAATCCGCCCACTCCAGTTTGAGTTGAAAGACTTCGCTCTCGCGCTTTACGGCCTGAGCCTGATGCTGCCGGCTACAAACGAGCATCATGAGGTTTTCGACGTAAGCCCATACTCATATGGCTGGCATATTTTGCTGTCAGGTATTCTTGCGGTCATGGACGGAGGCATCGCGTGGCTTGCAAACATCGCGTTCATACCGGCGTATCTATACAGGAATGCAAGAAAGTCGCTGATTTGCTCAATCATAGCAATCGCGATGGGCCTAACCTCGTTCTCCTACACCAGCATCTGGAACGATGGCGCCGGAAGGATAAGCATCACAAGCTACAGCTACGGATTTTACGTTTGGATGCTTTCTTTTGCATGGCTTGCCGCCACCTCTGTTATTGAACTTCAACGTGATAAAAGACGCTCACTGACCGCAAGCTCGTAAAACGGGATGACATTGCAACTCGGTCATGGCGTTTTGCACCTTCGGCACGTCACAAAGGTCACGAGGAATGAGTTCAGCAGAAAAGGACGCAGCAAGATCTACCGGTATATCAATAGCAGTAGTAGGTATTGCTCTGGGCCTAGCCGTTGCCGTCTACATAAGCCCTAAAAACGAGTATTTCCTGGGTAATTTTACATACC
Coding sequences within:
- the mgtA gene encoding magnesium-translocating P-type ATPase, with amino-acid sequence MSAVKNTPLQKKTGTASDTKLSMRAAREAHNGLSATLANVRATQDGLTELDATARLQREGHNEVAHDKPPHAIVQFLQALNNPFIYVLLTLGGISFFTDCWLPMQDGEEADPTKVVIIMTMVLLSSLLRFWQEHRSTKSAEALKAMVRTTATVLRREQVGSQPTLREVPMRELVAGDIVQLSAGDMIPADIRLIESRDLFISQAVLTGEALPVEKYDTLGDVTQKSAGPVAADQGNLLDLPNICFMGTNVVSGRAKAVVVATGPRTYFGSLAKAIVGSRVQTAFDRGVNSVSWLLIRFMLVMVPIVFFLNGFSKGDWGDAFLFALAVAVGLTPEMLPMIVSANLAKGATAMAKRKVVVKRLNAIQNFGSMDVLCTDKTGTLTQDKIILEHHVNAFGQRDDAVLSLAWLNSYHQSGMKNLMDQAVVQFSEQNPRFQLPFAYSKVDELPFDFVRRRLSIVVKDAVHDHLLVCKGAVEEMLDIATHVMEAGSAVPLDEHRREELLAIANDYNEDGFRVLVVATRNIPKALARQQYTTADERNLVIQGFLTFLDPPKETAGPAIAALQQIGVTVKVLTGDNAVVTSKICRQVGLEPGRPLLGVEIELMDDATLARHVEERTVFAKLTPLQKSRVLKALQANGHTVGFLGDGINDAPALRDADVGISVDSGTDIAKESADIILLEKSLMVLEEGVLKGRETFGNIMKYLNMTASSNFGNVFSVLVASAFIPFLPMLSIHLLLQNLMYDISQLALPWDKMDKEYLAKPRKWDARNIGRFMIWIGPTSSIFDITTFALMWYVFAANSVEMQTLFQSGWFIEGLLSQTLVVHMLRTRKIPFFQSTAAWPVLMMTGVVIALGIYVPFSPLGALVGLQPLPLAYFPWLVGTLLSYCCVAQLMKTLYIRRFKQWY
- a CDS encoding DUF2493 domain-containing protein; the encoded protein is MRVLICAGRHYADCKKSRQVLDAYHRLRPVQVLIHGGNQFLGSAIEDWARELGIDVVRYPPNWQRHGKQAERQRNHFMLTDSRADVVIALPGGDDTSELVCQARASGISVLTVEN
- a CDS encoding DinB family protein, which translates into the protein MDRIEQMTLLATYNQWMNRKVYDAAARLTDDELRVDRQAFFGSVFGTLNHLTLGDTVWLKRFALHPAGYATLAPLNSIAAPSDLKQLAFADLGELAARRRWLDQLIIDWVHTLREPDLDHRLHYHNMRGAAASKTFGALLVHFFNHQTHHRGQVTTLLTQAGQDVGDTDLLALID
- a CDS encoding GFA family protein, with product MSVETLPLEGSCRCNRVRFSVSQAPVITMACHCTGCQKMTASAFSLSALIPASAFTVTQGCPVVGGLHGVDRHYCCPHCMSWLFTRPHGIDEFVNVRATLLDNAAEYVPFMETWTREKLAWATTPAVESFEQLPQPEDFARLLQAYAEFSAR
- a CDS encoding NIPSNAP family protein; this encodes MITCHLKYQIDPYQIPAFENYSRLWIGIVNRMGGTHHGYFLPAEGANNVAYCLFSFPSLSDYERYRKESETDPECVSTFALATEKRFIVSYERTFLRPVLD